A window from Citrus sinensis cultivar Valencia sweet orange chromosome 3, DVS_A1.0, whole genome shotgun sequence encodes these proteins:
- the LOC127900678 gene encoding uncharacterized protein LOC127900678, producing MLAVLNVLPTAVNLRSKHVSLNDLCLVCNSDKETVFHLLVDCPFARTCWIKSKVGFFGIYSSFKDWLQALFRNCTNEQCWIAVMSAKSSVMFNQVSSDPGAGAIAWSPPRVGWLKCNTDAAVFADEGRDGLGSVIRDESGKFVAGLCCNIRGNYSPRDAELSKVIIETDCLQAFYALVDRKSPLNSFGSLVLDCKCIADSIGDIVFSFIKRSANSVAHFVARAGNSLPGREEWRSVPPSWLISVL from the exons AAGTTTAAATGATCTTTGCCTGGTTTGTAACTCTGATAAAGAAACTGTTTTTCACCTACTGGTTGACTGTCCCTTTGCAAGAACCTGTTGGATTAAATCAAAAGTCGGCTTCTTTGGTATCTATTCATCATTCAAGGATTGGCTTCAAGCTTTGTTTAGGAACTGCACTAATGAGCAGTGCTGGATCGCTGTTATG TCAGCTAAATCCTCTGTGATGTTTAATCAAGTCTCAAGTGATCCAGGTGCTGGTGCTATTGCTTGGTCTCCTCCTCGAGTAGGCTGGCTTAAATGTAACACTGATGCTGCAGTTTTTGCTGATGAGGGACGAGATGGGCTGGGCAGTGTTATCCGTGATGAATCGGGGAAATTCGTTGCTGGTCTTTGTTGTAATATCAGGGGAAACTATTCTCCTCGGGATGCTGAG TTGTCAAAGGTTATCATTGAAACTGATTGCCTCCAAGCGTTTTATGCTCTAGTCGATCGAAAGAGTCCTCTAAATAGCTTTGGCTCATTAGTTTTGGATTGCAAATGTATTGCTGATTCTATAGGCGATATTGTTTTCTCTTTCATCAAAAGATCTGCGAATTCTGTTGCTCACTTTGTTGCTAGAGCGGGAAATTCTTTACCAGGTCGTGAAGAGTGGCGTTCTGTGCCACCTTCTTGGTTAATCTCTGTGCTGTAA